A stretch of DNA from Hydrogenophaga sp. SL48:
CAGCAGGCGGTCGCCAAATGACTTGGACACACCCTTGAACTCGATGACCTGGTTGCCCAGGCGCTCGGCCACCGGGATGAAGATCTCGTTGGTCTCGTTGCGTTTTTGGTAATCGACATCGCTCAGTTCCTCGAAGCGGGCCAGACGCGCCTTGCTTTTGGCCTGGCGGCCCTTGGCGTTGGAGCGCACCCACTTGAGTTCTTCCTTCATCGCCTTGGTGCGGGCGTCTTCGGACTTCTGCTCGGTCTCCAGGCGGCGTTCCTTCTGGTCCAGCCAGTCGGAGTAGTTGCCCTTCCATGGAATGCCCTGGCCGCGGTCGAGTTCGAGAATCCACTCGGCCGCGTTGTCCAGGAAGTAGCGATCGTGGGTGATGGCCACCACGGTGCCGGGGAAGCGCTGCAGGAAGTGCTCCAGCCACTCCACGGACTCGGCGTCCAGGTGGTTGGTGGGTTCGTCGAGCAGCAGCATGTCGGGCTTGGAAAGCAGCAGGCGGCACAGGGCCACACGGCGTTTCTCGCCACCCGACAGGTTCTTGATGATGGCGTCCCAGGGTGGCAGGTTCAGCGCGTCGGCGGCCAGTTCCAGCTGCAGATCGGCGTTTTCCGAGCCCGAGGCGGCGATGACGGCTTCCAGCTCGGCCTGTTCGGCCGCGAGGGCGTCGAAGTCGGCATCCTCTTCGGCATAGGCGGCGTACACCTCTTCCAAGCGCTGCTTGGCGGCCAGGGCGCCGCCAATGCCTTCTTCCACCGCCTGGCGCACGGTCTGGTCGGGTGAAATCTGGGGTTCCTGGGGCAGGTAGCCGATGCGGATGCCCGGCATGGCGATGGCCTCGCCCTCGATTTCCTTGTCGATGCCGGCCATGATCTTCAGCAGCGTGGACTTGCCCGAACCGTTCAGGCCCAGCACGCCGATCTTGGCGCCGGGGAAGAAACTGATGGAAACGTTCTTCAAGATCTGCCGCTTGGGCGGCACGGTCTTGGTGACACGGTTCATGGAAAAGACGTATTGAGCCATTGCTGTCCTGCCGCTGTACTGCAAAAAAAGAGAAGTCTTCGATTATCGCCCGTGCTTCAATCGCCATCCAGGTTGTCTGGCAGGGGCTTGCTGATCAGCGCCTGCATGGCCGGCGGCAAGACCCCCGCCTGCAGCCAGTCCGGCAGCGCGTCGGGGAGGTTCCAGCGCGCCTGCCGGAGCACCATGGCCAGCCCCTGGAACCACAGGTGCGTGCCCTTGCGGCTCAGGCGAAGGACCAGCGGTCCGCTGCTGGTGTCGAAGGTCATGTTGACGGACAGGCTGCTGGTCTGGGTGCTGATCTTCTGGCACAGGCGCTCCTGCGGATCGCTCT
This window harbors:
- the ettA gene encoding energy-dependent translational throttle protein EttA, translated to MAQYVFSMNRVTKTVPPKRQILKNVSISFFPGAKIGVLGLNGSGKSTLLKIMAGIDKEIEGEAIAMPGIRIGYLPQEPQISPDQTVRQAVEEGIGGALAAKQRLEEVYAAYAEEDADFDALAAEQAELEAVIAASGSENADLQLELAADALNLPPWDAIIKNLSGGEKRRVALCRLLLSKPDMLLLDEPTNHLDAESVEWLEHFLQRFPGTVVAITHDRYFLDNAAEWILELDRGQGIPWKGNYSDWLDQKERRLETEQKSEDARTKAMKEELKWVRSNAKGRQAKSKARLARFEELSDVDYQKRNETNEIFIPVAERLGNQVIEFKGVSKSFGDRLLIDNLSFSVPPGAIVGIIGPNGAGKSTLFRMIQGVETPDSGTVEIGQTAKLAFVDQSRESLDGSKTVWQDVSGGLDNIIVGKFIMPSRAYIGRFNFKGNDQQKLVGNLSGGERGRLHLAKTLAQGGNVLMLDEPSNDLDVETLRALEEALLEFAGSAMVISHDRWFLDRICTHILACEGNSQWYFFDGNFSEYEVDKKRRLGEEGARPKRARFKTI